A genomic segment from Actinoplanes sichuanensis encodes:
- a CDS encoding putative bifunctional diguanylate cyclase/phosphodiesterase yields MSGEAATRRVGAGALVGVSTVLAGFAVTVFTLNAAGLRTPLPLLWSSMPLASIVAVISLVGVARGPGLPPATRRFWRHLTVSTGFVVAGSLAHAYDGLRGLPAMTLSAVAALGYTGSVVMNLWAMGRLPLRFSSRGDVLRAALDGLTVLLAAGAFSWHFVTRPVMDGAGFAATAVLAASLTMSLNLLSLFAVGKVALAGRGHLAPGVLPMLTLALIAGTMIAAGQRFVDEPGLSSAQVAIPVVMLCTVLAARNQARAAAGRRRARAGRRLPSWLPYLAIAAVDALLLTLIAIGHDDALPIGAVAVVLTGLVVARQQTVFRENASLVARLDHGATHDTLTGLPNRALFTERLDAALAADDRDTPVSVALIDLDDFKTVNDTLGHGVGDALLVAVADRLNGAVRAGDTVARLGGDEFVVVLEDIDEDAAEAAGHRIIAALAEPVVAEGHELLVRASIGLSNGHSGQDAADLLRRADIAMYAAKHDGGGNVRCYSDVMAVSIADTAALGARLRHAISDGQLFLQYQPIVALDTGRLRGVEALVRWAHPERGIVPPVEFIPVAERTGLIVPLGDWVLREACAQLAAWRSEHGDRAPRMLNVNVSARQLREAGFVERVAAILNETGVPAHRLTLEITESTAVALGEAVTRLDDLRRMGIRIALDDFGTGASTLTLLHELPVDQLKLDRSFTQGTDTSRRDTMPAAVIALADAVGLDLVAEGVETGDQAARLAELGYQHAQGYHFARPLPADAIQALMADHPPALAAADR; encoded by the coding sequence ATGAGCGGCGAAGCTGCGACACGGCGTGTCGGTGCCGGCGCCCTGGTGGGTGTCTCCACTGTGCTGGCCGGATTCGCCGTGACGGTGTTCACCCTGAACGCGGCGGGTTTGCGTACCCCCTTGCCGTTGCTCTGGTCGTCCATGCCGTTGGCCTCGATCGTCGCGGTGATCTCGCTGGTCGGCGTCGCCCGCGGCCCCGGTCTGCCGCCGGCCACCAGGCGCTTCTGGCGACACCTGACCGTCAGCACCGGTTTCGTGGTCGCCGGTTCGCTGGCGCACGCCTACGACGGACTGCGTGGCCTGCCGGCCATGACCCTGTCGGCCGTCGCCGCGCTCGGCTACACCGGTTCGGTGGTGATGAACCTGTGGGCGATGGGCCGGTTGCCGCTGCGGTTCAGCAGTCGCGGCGACGTGCTGCGGGCCGCTCTCGACGGGCTCACCGTGCTGCTGGCGGCCGGCGCGTTCTCCTGGCACTTCGTGACCCGGCCGGTGATGGACGGCGCCGGGTTCGCCGCCACCGCGGTGCTGGCCGCCTCCCTGACCATGTCCCTCAACCTGCTCAGCCTCTTCGCGGTGGGCAAGGTGGCGCTGGCCGGTCGCGGTCATCTGGCACCCGGCGTGCTGCCGATGCTGACACTCGCGCTGATCGCCGGCACGATGATCGCCGCCGGTCAGCGGTTCGTCGACGAGCCGGGGCTGAGTTCGGCCCAGGTGGCCATTCCGGTGGTCATGCTGTGCACCGTGCTGGCCGCCCGCAACCAGGCCCGCGCGGCCGCCGGACGCCGGCGTGCACGAGCCGGTCGACGGTTGCCGTCGTGGCTGCCGTACCTGGCCATCGCGGCTGTCGACGCACTGCTGCTCACCCTGATCGCAATCGGACACGACGACGCCCTGCCGATCGGTGCGGTCGCGGTCGTGCTGACCGGTCTGGTGGTGGCCCGCCAGCAGACCGTGTTCCGGGAGAACGCGAGCCTGGTCGCCCGCCTGGACCACGGCGCCACCCACGACACGCTGACCGGCCTGCCGAACCGTGCGCTGTTCACCGAACGCCTCGACGCGGCGCTCGCCGCCGACGATCGGGACACGCCGGTGAGTGTCGCGCTGATCGACCTGGACGACTTCAAGACCGTCAACGACACGCTCGGTCACGGCGTCGGTGACGCGCTGCTGGTCGCGGTGGCCGACCGTCTCAACGGCGCGGTCCGGGCCGGTGACACGGTGGCCCGGCTCGGCGGTGACGAGTTCGTGGTGGTGCTGGAGGACATCGACGAGGACGCGGCCGAGGCGGCCGGTCACCGGATCATCGCGGCTCTGGCCGAGCCGGTGGTCGCCGAGGGTCACGAGCTGTTGGTACGGGCGAGCATCGGCCTGTCCAACGGGCACAGTGGACAGGACGCGGCGGACCTGCTGCGGCGCGCCGACATCGCGATGTACGCGGCCAAGCACGACGGTGGTGGCAACGTGCGCTGCTACAGCGACGTGATGGCCGTGTCGATCGCGGACACCGCGGCCCTGGGCGCCCGGTTGCGTCACGCGATCAGCGACGGCCAGCTGTTCCTGCAGTATCAGCCGATCGTCGCGCTCGACACCGGCCGACTGCGCGGGGTGGAGGCGCTGGTCCGCTGGGCCCACCCGGAGCGGGGCATCGTGCCTCCGGTCGAATTCATCCCGGTCGCGGAACGTACCGGCCTGATCGTGCCGCTCGGTGACTGGGTGTTGCGGGAGGCCTGCGCGCAGCTGGCCGCGTGGCGCTCGGAACACGGCGACCGCGCGCCCCGGATGCTGAACGTCAACGTGAGTGCCCGCCAGCTACGCGAGGCGGGTTTCGTGGAGCGGGTCGCCGCGATCCTGAACGAGACGGGCGTACCCGCGCACCGCCTGACCTTGGAGATCACCGAGAGCACGGCGGTGGCGCTGGGCGAGGCGGTGACCCGCCTGGACGACCTGCGACGGATGGGCATCCGGATCGCGCTGGACGACTTCGGCACCGGAGCGTCGACGCTGACCCTGCTCCACGAACTGCCGGTCGACCAGCTGAAACTGGACCGCTCGTTCACGCAGGGCACCGACACGAGCCGCCGCGACACCATGCCGGCCGCGGTGATCGCCCTGGCCGACGCGGTCGGCCTGGACCTGGTCGCCGAGGGCGTCGAGACCGGCGATCAGGCGGCCCGCCTGGCCGAACTGGGCTACCAGCACGCGCAGGGTTACCACTTCGCCCGCCCGCTGCCGGCCGACGCCATCCAGGCCCTGATGGCCGACCATCCGCCGGCCCTGGCCGCGGCGGACCGTTAA
- a CDS encoding HAD family hydrolase → MPDSTALPFDAVLFDCDGVLVDSEAITNAVLRTMLHELGWPISEEDCFRLFVGRALRDEAPVIEAHTGFPVTDEWLGEFRKRRNEALALDLLPIPGAVAAAREIDRLYAGRLACASGADRHKVELQLTKVGLDTVFADRIFSGMETPRSKPAPDVYLAAATALGVDPTRTAVIEDTPTGVRAGVAAGATVFGYCPPNSPSHNTPRTLLAAGATHIFTDMSELSALVGSPPPAGVPS, encoded by the coding sequence ATGCCGGACTCCACCGCCCTCCCGTTCGACGCCGTGCTCTTCGACTGCGACGGGGTGCTCGTCGACTCGGAAGCCATCACCAACGCCGTCCTCCGGACGATGCTGCACGAACTCGGCTGGCCGATCTCCGAGGAGGACTGCTTCCGGCTCTTCGTCGGTCGGGCACTGCGCGACGAGGCGCCGGTCATCGAGGCGCACACCGGCTTCCCGGTCACCGACGAATGGCTCGGCGAATTCCGCAAACGCCGCAACGAGGCGCTAGCGCTGGATCTGCTGCCGATCCCGGGCGCGGTCGCCGCCGCCCGCGAGATCGACCGGCTCTACGCGGGCCGGTTGGCCTGTGCCAGTGGCGCCGACCGGCACAAGGTCGAGTTGCAGCTGACCAAAGTCGGTCTGGACACGGTCTTCGCCGACCGGATCTTCAGCGGCATGGAGACCCCGCGCAGCAAGCCGGCCCCCGACGTCTACCTGGCCGCCGCGACCGCCCTCGGCGTCGACCCGACCCGCACGGCGGTCATCGAGGACACCCCCACCGGCGTACGGGCCGGAGTCGCCGCAGGTGCAACGGTCTTCGGTTACTGCCCGCCGAACAGCCCGTCCCACAACACACCACGAACCCTGCTGGCCGCCGGCGCTACCCACATCTTCACCGACATGTCAGAACTATCGGCACTGGTGGGATCTCCACCCCCGGCGGGCGTCCCGAGCTAG
- a CDS encoding EAL domain-containing protein codes for MNALRSVRPSTYVVGGSVWALTVVLLLPLPVAGGLLTGGVLIPAVAMLWAAHHGTAAGPRFRAQVLGVGLLLTGATGAACAVIGLVEPEATADGVTLSARLYLISLVVVVLVMMPGLLRPHQHRDPLGRLRVSLDIVGVSACLILPTWVLIFSDGYLRGPSAIAAFLGAIATATAAVAGVHATRHRASLRWAGPGAALALVCGTAQVIAADNPANPNSALAAVAAGAAVNVAAWVLWWGGVRVDPEAGPPVPAGGEPAAGFPLFALPVLGSSVAVVAKLLHGGSLDATSIALAVIALLAVATREFVSAIALRRHAELLTHHGNRLRSLMFGSSDVAVVVDTGLAVCWQSPAAARLFGLSDQDVLGRPITAHVHQEQAGTVGAFLVECLNSDRFDLADARSVTARFRDGFGRWRDTEWTVGGADPAMPGRSLVLHIRDVTDQRELEQALQQVSHQDPLTGLANTRGLRRAGPGAVDGGALILLELSGLTAITDVHGPERSETVLVEAARRVRTRIGDTDVPARVGDARLAVVTRNGAVRAHLLANQLVTALTAPYELDGASAHLQVWAGLSDLCPETDVDEVLRRADLGLRVARSQPPGGVEWYDEVIEERLVRRSTLEQDLPTAIDRNEVELLFQPVFELAGRHPVGVDAVLSWRHPTLGRLPADELLTLAEDLGVLGYLRRWALQRTCRQVAAWRQRYHPLWFSIGVRPGELGDEVFHAGLDEALSAYRLPRSALVVEVGEDDLHQGPESGERLAEQLRRLRMSDVRTAVGHFGAGPTSLSRLRVLPVDVLKVDRAVFSRSAGSSSEVGAIMDVAVTLGRRLGLDVIADGLTTDDDLETVYATGCRLGQGDLLARPLPAEHVEALIEQSHDTSPS; via the coding sequence ATGAATGCGCTGCGGTCGGTGCGTCCATCCACGTACGTCGTCGGTGGATCGGTCTGGGCTCTCACCGTCGTGCTGCTGCTCCCGCTGCCCGTCGCGGGCGGGCTGCTGACCGGGGGCGTCCTGATCCCGGCCGTGGCGATGCTGTGGGCGGCCCACCACGGGACGGCCGCCGGGCCGCGGTTCCGCGCCCAGGTGCTCGGCGTCGGGCTGCTGCTCACCGGCGCCACCGGCGCGGCCTGCGCGGTCATCGGCCTGGTCGAGCCGGAGGCCACCGCCGACGGGGTCACCCTGTCCGCGCGGCTCTACCTGATCAGCCTGGTCGTGGTCGTGTTGGTGATGATGCCCGGCCTGCTGCGCCCCCACCAGCACCGCGACCCGCTCGGCCGGCTGCGGGTGAGCCTCGACATCGTCGGCGTCTCGGCCTGTCTGATCCTGCCCACCTGGGTGCTGATCTTCAGTGACGGCTACCTGCGCGGCCCGTCGGCGATCGCGGCCTTCCTCGGCGCCATCGCCACCGCCACCGCGGCGGTCGCCGGCGTGCACGCGACCCGGCACCGGGCGTCGCTGCGCTGGGCCGGACCGGGTGCCGCTCTCGCCCTGGTCTGCGGCACCGCGCAGGTGATCGCCGCCGACAACCCGGCCAACCCCAACTCGGCGCTCGCCGCGGTCGCGGCCGGTGCCGCCGTCAACGTCGCCGCCTGGGTGCTGTGGTGGGGTGGTGTCCGGGTCGACCCGGAGGCCGGGCCCCCGGTCCCCGCCGGTGGCGAACCGGCCGCCGGATTCCCGCTGTTCGCGCTGCCGGTGCTGGGATCGTCGGTGGCGGTGGTGGCCAAACTGCTGCACGGCGGCAGCCTCGACGCGACCTCGATCGCCCTCGCGGTGATCGCGCTGCTCGCGGTCGCGACCCGGGAGTTCGTCTCGGCGATCGCGCTGCGCCGCCACGCCGAGCTGCTCACCCACCACGGCAACCGGCTGCGTAGCCTGATGTTCGGCTCCTCCGACGTGGCCGTGGTGGTCGACACCGGTCTGGCCGTCTGCTGGCAGTCGCCGGCCGCGGCCCGCCTCTTCGGCCTGTCCGACCAGGACGTCCTCGGCCGGCCGATCACCGCGCACGTGCATCAGGAGCAGGCCGGTACGGTCGGCGCGTTCCTGGTCGAGTGCCTCAACTCCGACCGGTTCGACCTGGCCGACGCGCGTTCGGTCACGGCCCGGTTCCGGGACGGGTTCGGCCGATGGCGGGACACCGAATGGACGGTGGGCGGCGCCGACCCGGCGATGCCCGGCCGCAGCCTCGTCCTGCACATCCGCGACGTCACCGACCAGCGCGAACTCGAACAGGCCCTGCAGCAGGTGTCGCACCAGGATCCGCTGACCGGGCTCGCCAACACCCGCGGGCTGCGTCGTGCCGGCCCGGGGGCGGTCGACGGTGGCGCGCTGATCCTGCTCGAACTCAGCGGTCTGACCGCGATCACCGACGTGCACGGGCCGGAGCGGTCGGAGACCGTCCTCGTCGAGGCGGCGCGTCGGGTCCGTACCCGTATCGGCGACACCGACGTCCCGGCCCGCGTCGGCGACGCCCGCCTCGCCGTGGTGACCCGCAACGGCGCGGTCCGCGCCCACCTGCTCGCCAACCAGCTGGTCACCGCGCTGACCGCGCCCTACGAACTGGACGGGGCCAGCGCGCACCTGCAGGTGTGGGCCGGGCTCAGCGACCTGTGCCCGGAAACCGACGTCGACGAGGTGCTGCGCCGCGCCGACCTCGGCCTGCGGGTGGCCCGGTCCCAGCCGCCGGGCGGTGTCGAGTGGTACGACGAGGTCATCGAGGAACGGCTGGTCCGCCGGTCCACGCTCGAACAGGACCTGCCGACCGCCATCGACCGCAACGAGGTGGAGCTGCTGTTCCAGCCGGTGTTCGAGCTCGCCGGTCGGCACCCGGTCGGTGTCGACGCGGTGCTCAGCTGGCGCCATCCGACGCTCGGGCGACTGCCCGCCGACGAGTTGCTGACCCTCGCCGAGGACCTCGGGGTGCTCGGCTACCTGCGGCGATGGGCGTTGCAACGGACGTGCCGGCAGGTCGCGGCCTGGCGACAGCGGTACCACCCGCTGTGGTTCTCGATCGGCGTCCGGCCCGGTGAGCTCGGCGACGAGGTGTTCCACGCGGGGCTCGACGAGGCGCTGTCGGCCTACCGGCTGCCACGGTCGGCGCTCGTCGTCGAGGTCGGCGAGGACGACCTGCACCAGGGGCCGGAGTCCGGGGAGCGGCTCGCCGAACAGCTGCGGCGGCTGCGGATGAGCGACGTGCGTACGGCGGTGGGCCATTTCGGCGCCGGGCCGACCTCACTGAGCCGGCTGCGTGTCCTCCCGGTCGACGTGCTCAAAGTGGACCGCGCGGTGTTCAGCCGATCGGCCGGCTCCTCGTCCGAGGTCGGCGCGATCATGGACGTCGCCGTGACCCTGGGCCGCCGCCTCGGCCTCGACGTCATCGCCGACGGCCTGACCACCGACGACGATCTGGAGACGGTGTACGCCACCGGGTGCCGACTCGGGCAGGGCGACCTGCTGGCCCGCCCGCTGCCCGCCGAACACGTGGAGGCCCTGATCGAACAGTCCCACGACACGTCACCCTCCTGA
- a CDS encoding ROK family transcriptional regulator — MTIDPPYLQLLRLLRNEGAISRAELADRLQLPRPRLLAEVERLVAQGYVVEAGMAASRGGRRSTLVELHPRLRFAAVDLGASSIDVEVTNGRLEPVAAYTEEADIRSGPKATLHRVNELLAKARVDGAYERLDAIGIGVPGPVSFRDGVPVSPPIMPGWDRFGVRELLTREHGCPAVVDNDVNIMAVGEQHGGVAHSVQDFLFVKVGTGIGCGIYLNDEVYRGTDGCAGDIGHIQVDPNGPMCSCGNVGCLEALFSGTALAREALVAARSGASQALADRLAASGSLSARDVAEGATEGDVACIKLIREGGHRIGSVLASLVSFVNPSMIVIGGGLAQLGHILLAEIRSAVYRRSLPLATGNLPIVLSELGSRAGVTGAAVLASDVAFEQAS, encoded by the coding sequence ATGACGATCGATCCCCCCTACCTGCAGCTGCTGCGGTTGCTGCGCAACGAGGGCGCCATCTCGCGTGCTGAGCTGGCCGATCGCCTGCAACTTCCCCGGCCCCGACTGCTCGCCGAGGTCGAGCGTCTGGTCGCTCAGGGCTACGTGGTCGAGGCCGGAATGGCCGCGTCGCGGGGCGGCCGCCGGTCCACTCTCGTCGAGTTGCACCCCCGGCTGCGGTTCGCCGCGGTCGACCTCGGAGCCAGCTCGATCGACGTCGAGGTCACCAACGGGCGGCTCGAACCGGTCGCCGCCTACACCGAGGAGGCCGACATCCGGTCCGGGCCGAAGGCCACCCTGCACCGGGTCAACGAGCTGCTCGCCAAGGCCCGGGTGGACGGCGCCTACGAGCGGCTCGACGCGATCGGCATCGGCGTCCCGGGGCCGGTCAGCTTCCGGGACGGGGTGCCGGTGTCTCCGCCGATCATGCCGGGCTGGGACCGGTTCGGCGTCCGGGAACTGCTCACCCGCGAGCACGGATGCCCCGCGGTCGTCGACAACGACGTGAACATCATGGCCGTCGGTGAGCAACACGGCGGGGTCGCGCACAGCGTTCAGGACTTCCTGTTCGTCAAGGTCGGCACCGGCATCGGCTGCGGCATCTATCTCAACGACGAGGTCTATCGCGGTACGGACGGGTGCGCCGGCGACATCGGCCACATCCAGGTCGACCCGAACGGTCCGATGTGCTCCTGCGGCAACGTCGGATGTCTGGAGGCCCTGTTCAGCGGCACCGCGCTGGCTCGGGAGGCGCTGGTCGCGGCCCGCTCCGGGGCGTCCCAGGCGCTCGCCGACCGGCTCGCCGCCAGCGGCTCGCTCAGCGCTCGTGACGTCGCCGAGGGCGCCACCGAAGGCGACGTGGCCTGCATCAAGCTGATCCGCGAGGGCGGCCACCGGATCGGTTCGGTGCTGGCGTCGCTGGTCAGCTTCGTCAATCCGTCGATGATCGTGATCGGTGGCGGGCTGGCCCAGCTGGGCCACATCCTGCTCGCCGAGATCCGCAGTGCCGTCTACCGCCGGTCGCTGCCGCTGGCCACCGGCAATCTGCCGATCGTCCTGTCCGAGCTGGGATCCCGCGCCGGAGTGACCGGGGCCGCGGTGCTGGCCAGCGACGTGGCCTTCGAACAGGCGTCATGA
- a CDS encoding sugar ABC transporter ATP-binding protein — protein MTDDNAHEVVLRLTDLVKTFPGVKALDGVQLEVRAGEVHCLLGQNGAGKSTLIKVLSGVHRPDAGTVEWLGEPVTFSNPQAAMKAGIATIYQELDLVDDLSVAENVFLGHEPRRLGFVRRGAMADRTRKILGSLGHEEIPARRMVHALQAAGKQVVSMARALSQEARLLIMDEPSAVLAHDEVENLFRIIRRLTAQGIAVIYISHRLEEIREIGDRVTVLKDGRTTAANLSAAETPTSELVSRMTGRTIEYVFPPRPEPVRHEELLTVRDLSRAGEFRDVSLSVGAGEIVGIAGLVGSGRSELLETIYGARRPDTGTVELSGKPLRAGSVGAAVRAGMGMAPEERKSQALLLGEPIYRNMTLATFTGLARLGFTNARRERAESDRIAGSLDLRPLDVRRPVGTLSGGNQQKVVVGRWLLGDTRLLLLDEPTRGVDVGARAELYRVIRRLAAEGVGVLLVSSEVPEVLGLSDRVLVMREGRVVHQAPSTEIDEDTVLDLVMAGSLMEGAPA, from the coding sequence ATGACCGACGACAATGCTCACGAGGTGGTTCTGCGGCTCACCGACCTGGTCAAGACGTTCCCGGGTGTGAAGGCGCTGGACGGCGTGCAACTCGAGGTCCGGGCCGGTGAGGTGCACTGCCTGCTCGGTCAGAACGGCGCCGGCAAGTCCACCCTGATCAAGGTGCTCTCCGGCGTGCACCGTCCGGACGCGGGCACCGTCGAATGGCTCGGTGAGCCGGTGACGTTCAGCAACCCGCAGGCTGCGATGAAGGCCGGCATCGCCACCATCTACCAGGAACTCGACCTGGTCGACGACCTGTCGGTGGCGGAGAACGTGTTCCTCGGCCACGAGCCGCGCCGGCTGGGTTTCGTGCGCCGGGGCGCGATGGCCGACCGTACCCGCAAGATCCTCGGGTCGCTCGGTCATGAGGAGATCCCGGCTCGCCGAATGGTGCACGCCCTGCAGGCCGCCGGGAAGCAGGTGGTCAGCATGGCCCGGGCGCTGTCCCAGGAGGCCCGGCTGCTGATCATGGACGAGCCCAGCGCGGTGCTCGCCCACGACGAGGTGGAGAACCTGTTCCGGATCATCCGGCGGCTGACCGCTCAGGGCATCGCCGTCATCTACATCTCGCACCGGCTGGAGGAGATCCGCGAGATCGGCGACCGGGTCACCGTCCTCAAGGACGGCCGCACCACGGCCGCGAACCTGTCGGCCGCCGAGACACCGACGAGCGAGCTGGTCAGCCGGATGACCGGACGGACCATCGAGTACGTCTTCCCGCCCCGCCCGGAGCCGGTCCGGCACGAGGAGCTGCTGACCGTACGGGATCTGAGCCGTGCCGGTGAGTTCCGGGACGTCTCGCTCAGCGTCGGCGCGGGGGAGATCGTCGGCATCGCCGGCCTGGTCGGCTCGGGTCGTTCCGAGTTGCTGGAGACCATCTACGGCGCCCGCCGTCCGGACACCGGAACCGTCGAGCTGTCCGGGAAGCCGCTGCGGGCCGGCAGTGTCGGCGCCGCGGTCCGGGCCGGGATGGGGATGGCCCCGGAGGAGCGCAAGAGCCAGGCGCTGCTGCTCGGTGAGCCGATCTACCGCAACATGACCCTGGCCACCTTCACCGGCCTGGCCCGGCTCGGTTTCACCAACGCCCGCCGGGAGCGTGCCGAGTCCGACCGGATCGCCGGTTCTCTGGATCTGCGCCCGCTCGACGTGCGTCGTCCGGTCGGCACCCTGTCCGGCGGTAACCAGCAGAAGGTGGTCGTCGGCCGTTGGCTGCTCGGCGACACCCGGCTGCTGCTGCTCGACGAGCCGACCCGCGGTGTCGACGTCGGCGCCCGGGCCGAGCTGTACCGGGTGATCCGCCGGCTGGCCGCGGAGGGTGTCGGTGTGCTGCTGGTCTCCAGTGAGGTGCCCGAGGTGCTCGGCCTGTCCGACCGGGTGCTGGTGATGCGCGAGGGCCGGGTCGTCCATCAGGCGCCGTCCACCGAAATCGACGAAGACACGGTCCTCGACCTCGTCATGGCGGGGTCGCTCATGGAAGGAGCGCCAGCGTGA
- the chvE gene encoding multiple monosaccharide ABC transporter substrate-binding protein produces MLARRWVAGTAVAAVLITTSGCDDGAETAAAAVADRGTVGLAMPTTKSERWIGDGDNMKRQFELLGYRTDMQYADDDIQKQIQQIDDMVEHRVRALIIGAIDGTALKGVLAKAAAADIPVIAYDRLIRDSGDVDFYATFDNYKVGVQQATSIVDALKLKSGGGSYNLELFAGSPDDNNATFFFNGAMSVLKPYLSSGRLKVRSGETKFADVATMRWDAAVAQKRMERLLSSDYRSARVDAILSPYDGISRGILTALEAGGYGSKGRKLPVLTGQDAELDSVKLIAAGKQTETVYKDTRELAKVAVQMTNALLLDEKPMINDTEQYHNGVEVVPTFLLQPVNVDESNYERVLVDGGYYTAAQVAS; encoded by the coding sequence GTGCTGGCACGACGGTGGGTGGCAGGTACGGCTGTGGCGGCGGTGCTGATCACCACGAGCGGCTGTGACGACGGCGCCGAGACCGCGGCGGCCGCCGTGGCCGATCGGGGGACGGTCGGACTGGCGATGCCGACGACCAAGTCCGAGCGCTGGATCGGCGACGGCGACAACATGAAGCGGCAGTTCGAGCTGCTCGGCTACCGCACCGACATGCAGTACGCCGACGACGACATCCAGAAGCAGATCCAGCAGATCGACGACATGGTCGAGCACCGGGTCCGCGCTCTGATCATCGGCGCGATCGACGGGACGGCACTGAAGGGTGTGCTGGCCAAGGCGGCCGCCGCGGACATCCCGGTGATCGCCTACGACCGGCTGATCCGGGACAGCGGCGACGTCGACTTCTACGCCACGTTCGACAACTACAAGGTCGGCGTGCAGCAGGCGACCTCGATCGTCGACGCGTTGAAGCTGAAGAGCGGCGGCGGCTCGTACAACCTGGAACTGTTCGCGGGTTCTCCGGACGACAACAACGCCACCTTCTTCTTCAACGGTGCCATGAGCGTGCTCAAGCCGTACCTCTCGTCGGGTCGTCTGAAGGTTCGTAGCGGTGAGACGAAGTTCGCCGACGTGGCCACCATGCGGTGGGACGCCGCCGTCGCGCAGAAGCGGATGGAACGACTGCTGAGCAGCGACTACCGGTCGGCCCGGGTGGATGCGATCCTGTCGCCCTACGACGGCATCAGCCGCGGCATCCTGACCGCGCTGGAGGCCGGCGGGTACGGCTCGAAGGGCCGGAAGCTGCCGGTGCTGACCGGGCAGGACGCCGAACTGGACTCGGTGAAGCTGATCGCGGCCGGCAAGCAGACCGAGACCGTCTACAAGGACACCCGTGAGCTGGCGAAGGTGGCCGTGCAGATGACGAACGCGCTGCTGCTCGACGAGAAGCCGATGATCAACGACACCGAGCAGTACCACAACGGCGTCGAGGTCGTGCCGACGTTCCTGCTGCAGCCGGTGAACGTGGACGAATCCAACTACGAACGCGTCCTCGTCGACGGTGGGTACTACACCGCCGCCCAGGTCGCCTCCTGA
- a CDS encoding ABC transporter permease, with amino-acid sequence MPGGRKRSWAGESGESVTRNLVLVGVLIALIVIGAITQPELYGNSTWVWTNILSILQLASVVGVVTVGMTFVIIGGGIDLSVGAIVALAGVWCTTLATQSYGAAGMIFTAIVVGVAVGLINGVLISYGRLVPFIATLAMLVSARGLAAAISGKQTQISSNTFINSIASSKLFGVPWLVYILAAVAVAGWILLNRTTFGRRTVAVGGNPEAARLAGINVKRHTMLLYGLSGLCCGIAAIMLTSQATSAQAAMGNLYELDAIAAAIIGGTLLSGGRGTIVGSILGVLIFATITNLFAINGLSTEAQNMVKGGIIVAAVLVQQFRFKSLTRFFARN; translated from the coding sequence CTGCCGGGCGGTCGTAAACGGTCGTGGGCCGGTGAGTCGGGTGAGTCGGTGACCCGCAATCTGGTCCTGGTCGGGGTGCTGATCGCGCTGATCGTGATCGGTGCCATCACCCAGCCGGAGCTGTACGGCAACTCCACCTGGGTGTGGACCAACATCCTGTCCATCCTGCAGTTGGCGTCGGTGGTCGGCGTGGTCACGGTGGGTATGACCTTCGTGATCATCGGCGGGGGCATCGACCTGTCGGTGGGCGCGATCGTCGCCCTGGCCGGGGTGTGGTGCACGACGCTGGCCACCCAGTCCTACGGCGCGGCCGGCATGATCTTCACCGCGATCGTGGTCGGTGTGGCGGTCGGGCTGATCAACGGGGTGCTCATCTCGTACGGCCGTCTCGTGCCCTTCATCGCTACCCTGGCGATGCTGGTCTCGGCCCGTGGCCTGGCCGCGGCGATCTCCGGCAAGCAGACGCAGATCTCCTCGAACACCTTCATCAACAGCATCGCCAGCTCGAAGCTGTTCGGTGTCCCGTGGCTGGTCTACATCCTGGCCGCGGTGGCGGTGGCCGGCTGGATCCTGCTCAACCGCACCACCTTCGGCCGCCGCACGGTCGCCGTCGGCGGCAACCCGGAGGCCGCCCGGCTGGCCGGCATCAACGTCAAACGCCACACCATGCTGCTGTACGGGCTGTCCGGCCTCTGCTGCGGCATCGCGGCGATCATGCTCACCTCACAGGCGACCTCCGCGCAGGCGGCCATGGGCAACCTGTACGAATTGGACGCCATCGCCGCCGCGATCATCGGTGGCACTCTGCTCAGCGGCGGACGGGGCACGATCGTCGGCTCCATCCTGGGTGTCCTGATCTTCGCGACGATCACGAATCTGTTCGCCATCAACGGTCTCTCCACCGAGGCCCAGAACATGGTGAAGGGCGGCATCATCGTCGCCGCAGTGCTGGTCCAGCAGTTCCGATTCAAATCCCTCACACGATTCTTCGCCCGCAACTAA